From the genome of Capricornis sumatraensis isolate serow.1 chromosome 17, serow.2, whole genome shotgun sequence, one region includes:
- the LOC138093971 gene encoding small ribosomal subunit protein eS25 codes for MPPKDDKKKKDAGKSAKKDKDPVNKSGGKAKKKKWSKGKVRDKLNNLVLFDKATYDKLCKEVPNYKLITPAVVSERLKIRGSLARAALQELLSKGLIKLVSKHRAQVIYTRNTKGGDAPAAGEDA; via the coding sequence ATGCCGCCCAAGGACgacaagaagaagaaagatgCCGGAAAGTCGGCCAAGAAAGACAAAGATCCAGTGAACAAATCTGGGGGCAAGGCCAAAAAGAAGAAGTGGTCCAAAGGCAAAGTTCGGGACAAGCTCAATAACCTAGTCTTGTTTGACAAAGCAACATATGACAAACTCTGTAAAGAAGTTCCCAACTATAAGCTTATAACTCCAGCTGTGGTCTCTGAGAGACTGAAGATTCGTGGTTCCCTGGCCAGAGCAGCCCTTCAGGAACTCCTTAGTAAAGGACTTATTAAACTGGTTTCAAAGCACAGAGCTCAAGTGATTTACACCAGAAACACCAAGGGTGGAGATGCCCCAGCTGCTGGTGAAGATGCATGA